A stretch of Cellulosilyticum sp. I15G10I2 DNA encodes these proteins:
- a CDS encoding response regulator transcription factor, with product MYKVIVCEDEVMILDNIVKKINQSELGFEVVAKAINGKQAIELIEENLPDVIVSDIKMPLMDGLELIGKVDIKYPYIKKIIISGYAEFEYAKKAMKFNTFDYLLKPVKNDELIQTLIKLKMELDNEFNELMDKAGVIKEQVTPEEAVKFTQWYIRSHFEKDINFNMIAARLNYTPGYLSKLFVNYIGETPSKYYLNLKINKAKYLLVHCKELSVRQIGEMIGYSDQSYFSRIFKKTVGKSPLEYRENTISD from the coding sequence ATGTACAAAGTAATTGTTTGTGAAGATGAGGTTATGATTTTAGATAATATTGTAAAGAAAATCAATCAATCGGAGCTTGGGTTTGAAGTGGTTGCTAAAGCCATTAATGGCAAACAGGCTATAGAACTTATCGAAGAAAATCTCCCAGATGTTATAGTAAGTGACATTAAGATGCCGCTTATGGATGGGTTAGAACTTATTGGAAAAGTAGATATCAAATACCCTTATATCAAAAAAATTATTATCAGTGGCTATGCAGAGTTTGAATATGCTAAAAAGGCCATGAAGTTTAATACTTTTGATTATCTGTTAAAACCGGTGAAAAATGATGAACTCATACAAACACTTATTAAACTTAAGATGGAACTGGATAATGAGTTTAATGAACTTATGGATAAAGCTGGTGTCATTAAAGAACAAGTAACGCCAGAAGAGGCTGTAAAGTTTACACAATGGTACATAAGATCTCATTTTGAAAAAGATATTAATTTTAATATGATAGCCGCAAGGCTGAACTACACCCCTGGTTATCTTTCGAAGCTTTTTGTAAATTACATAGGAGAAACGCCTAGTAAATACTATCTCAATTTAAAAATTAATAAAGCTAAGTATTTACTTGTGCATTGTAAGGAACTTTCGGTAAGGCAGATTGGAGAGATGATAGGTTATAGCGATCAGTCTTACTTTAGCAGAATTTTTAAGAAAACAGTAGGGAAAAGTCCATTGGAGTATAGGGAAAATACCATAAGTGACTAA
- a CDS encoding sensor histidine kinase, giving the protein MGKKRTIREKLFISYTNLIVSLIIAFAIFLFWYISRILASQTSDMMHSLLRAGINQTDMEIRKMDTVSLNISYSELVKSNFENLIQQEQKIYALSEGGRTVIDALIAINGPLMPVQQMNMYSLDGQVLSTGFSNRSIQTDLAKKSWYQPTLKRDGKKYITPVSNTKDAYIHDAIDHRTRYIALNRVLFNKYGQHLGVLEVITKSNQIFKSIGEIEESYKDSVTALIFDEAGQRLYPFNQTEETIISYEAFMQHKPRAEEGFFKTRLNQNNYNIYYYQSEYTDWTLVLVRSEKSVMQPIVTLAWFMIIITSIFIGVASLSSFLIAREFSSPIKALLITLKNTKLKNLDDDTYHQVNTKITELEVLDQAFRDMRINIKYSTKAMLEAQRQELKSRMLALQSQMNPHFLYNTLTNISVMAEEGLNEGIVEMCDHVSFMLRYFSVSQPTHVKFKDEFECAKKFLSVAQIRYKEYLKYSVTMSEIVEHLQVPRNIVQPLVENAVKYGMNEQMLWDIKVEGYVEDGGWRIKVSDRGRGFTEEKMRELQEKIDRINDFGEYLNLEIHGMGFINVFSRLKLIYEDTMYFWFGNGKEGGAVIIIGVKPIEVIDYP; this is encoded by the coding sequence ATGGGCAAGAAAAGGACTATTAGGGAAAAGTTATTTATTTCTTATACGAATCTTATTGTAAGTTTGATTATAGCTTTTGCGATTTTTCTTTTTTGGTATATTTCACGCATTCTTGCCAGCCAGACCAGTGATATGATGCATTCTCTTCTTAGAGCAGGTATTAACCAAACAGATATGGAAATTAGAAAGATGGATACTGTTTCGCTTAATATTTCTTATTCGGAACTTGTAAAAAGTAACTTTGAAAATCTTATTCAGCAAGAGCAGAAGATTTATGCTTTAAGTGAAGGGGGCAGAACTGTTATTGATGCGCTTATTGCTATTAACGGACCGCTTATGCCTGTACAGCAAATGAATATGTATAGTTTAGATGGACAAGTTTTAAGCACGGGATTTTCAAATCGGTCTATTCAAACAGACTTGGCCAAAAAGAGCTGGTATCAACCCACTTTAAAGCGAGACGGAAAAAAGTATATTACGCCAGTAAGTAATACTAAAGATGCATACATCCATGATGCGATAGATCATAGAACAAGATATATTGCACTTAATAGAGTGCTTTTTAATAAGTATGGACAACATTTAGGGGTATTAGAAGTCATCACAAAAAGCAATCAGATTTTTAAGAGTATTGGGGAAATAGAAGAAAGCTATAAGGATAGTGTGACGGCGCTCATATTTGATGAGGCGGGACAGAGGCTTTATCCCTTTAATCAAACGGAAGAGACGATTATCTCCTATGAGGCGTTTATGCAGCATAAGCCAAGGGCTGAAGAGGGTTTTTTTAAGACAAGACTTAATCAAAACAATTATAATATTTATTATTATCAGTCTGAGTATACAGATTGGACCCTTGTCTTAGTGCGTTCAGAGAAGAGTGTGATGCAGCCTATTGTTACGTTGGCGTGGTTTATGATCATTATAACCAGTATTTTTATAGGCGTAGCCTCACTGTCCTCCTTTTTGATCGCCAGAGAGTTCAGCAGTCCTATCAAAGCACTTTTGATTACGCTAAAAAATACAAAACTAAAAAATTTAGATGATGATACATATCATCAGGTCAACACTAAAATTACTGAGTTGGAGGTACTGGATCAGGCTTTTCGTGACATGAGAATTAATATAAAATATTCTACCAAGGCTATGTTAGAAGCTCAAAGACAGGAATTAAAATCTCGTATGCTGGCACTGCAGTCCCAAATGAATCCACATTTCCTCTATAATACACTTACTAATATTAGTGTTATGGCAGAAGAAGGACTTAATGAAGGCATTGTTGAAATGTGTGATCATGTTTCTTTTATGCTTAGATACTTTTCTGTTTCACAACCAACTCATGTAAAGTTTAAAGATGAGTTTGAATGTGCAAAAAAATTTCTAAGTGTTGCACAAATTCGGTATAAAGAATATTTAAAGTATAGTGTGACCATGAGCGAGATAGTAGAGCATCTTCAAGTCCCGCGAAACATTGTACAGCCTCTTGTTGAAAATGCTGTTAAATATGGAATGAATGAACAGATGTTATGGGATATTAAAGTTGAAGGCTATGTGGAAGATGGCGGGTGGCGTATCAAAGTATCAGATAGAGGACGTGGCTTTACAGAAGAAAAAATGAGGGAACTTCAAGAAAAAATAGATAGAATTAATGATTTTGGAGAATATCTTAACTTAGAAATTCACGGAATGGGGTTTATCAATGTATTTAGCAGACTAAAGCTTATTTATGAAGATACAATGTATTTTTGGTTTGGTAACGGTAAAGAAGGTGGGGCGGTGATCATAATAGGGGTTAAACCTATTGAAGTTATAGATTATCCATAA
- a CDS encoding TIGR03943 family putative permease subunit, whose protein sequence is MKRFNKEAWIGFILLAGLAVYLTYLLRSGGILSFINPKRISLMWMTLAGILILSIYESSKIFTIPNRRINLNQHIPLGVILLCGVMTLTAKETDRFSVGNAKSNIVTASSSQEKPKESTEGVDESAALNAEQEVFGANDYELPWEQQGEDFEVIQQDTVDEPYYLREMVILNNDNYTKVLSDIEQNPDLYEGKSIVLEGFVYHDPQFAPDEFVIARMYMICCAADAQITGLLCKGPQSDELERDQWVSIEGVIAIENYEMDGQTMLMPIVKILEATKLPTPENQYIYY, encoded by the coding sequence ATGAAACGATTTAATAAGGAAGCATGGATAGGTTTTATTTTACTTGCTGGACTGGCTGTGTATTTAACTTATTTACTTAGGAGCGGTGGTATATTAAGTTTTATTAATCCTAAAAGAATTTCTTTAATGTGGATGACTTTGGCAGGGATACTAATATTAAGTATTTATGAGAGCAGTAAGATCTTTACAATACCAAATAGAAGAATAAACTTGAATCAGCATATACCTTTAGGGGTTATATTGCTGTGCGGGGTAATGACTCTGACAGCTAAAGAAACAGATAGATTTAGTGTCGGTAATGCAAAGAGTAACATCGTAACTGCCAGTAGCAGCCAGGAAAAACCTAAAGAAAGTACAGAGGGGGTAGATGAATCTGCGGCACTAAATGCCGAGCAAGAAGTGTTTGGTGCAAATGATTATGAGCTCCCTTGGGAACAACAAGGAGAAGATTTTGAGGTTATTCAGCAAGATACAGTGGATGAACCCTATTATCTGAGAGAGATGGTTATATTAAACAATGATAATTATACAAAGGTTTTATCTGATATTGAACAAAACCCTGATCTTTATGAAGGCAAAAGCATAGTATTAGAGGGGTTCGTATATCATGATCCACAATTTGCACCGGATGAGTTTGTAATAGCACGTATGTATATGATCTGCTGTGCTGCTGATGCACAGATCACCGGCTTGTTATGTAAGGGGCCTCAAAGTGATGAACTTGAAAGAGATCAGTGGGTAAGTATTGAAGGGGTAATAGCTATTGAAAATTACGAGATGGATGGGCAAACGATGTTGATGCCAATTGTTAAGATTTTAGAAGCTACAAAACTACCAACCCCTGAAAATCAATATATTTATTATTAA
- a CDS encoding permease produces the protein MKAFLIIFISIILEAMPFVLLGALVSACIGLFVSESLIEKILPKRRWIGFIVAALLGIVFPVCECAIIPITRRLIKKGVPIGMGMTFMLAVPIVNPVVLLSTYYAFNDRLYMLYARAGFGFLAAVAVGVLISISEGSSKPVLKDETVTDEVLCACGCQEIYRGYGAPSYIRSILEHTSKEFLNIIKYLVIGASLSALFQTYVDKDIMRFIGSHSYLAILFMMALAFVLSVCSEVDAFIARSFIMQFSSGSILAFLVFGPMLDIKNMLMLMGHFKTRFVIKVAVYITLISALIGFIANLFI, from the coding sequence ATGAAGGCTTTTTTGATTATATTTATTAGCATTATACTAGAAGCGATGCCTTTTGTATTATTAGGTGCTTTGGTTTCGGCATGTATTGGCTTATTCGTATCTGAGAGCTTAATCGAAAAGATTCTTCCTAAACGCAGATGGATAGGATTTATCGTTGCAGCGCTGTTGGGCATTGTTTTTCCAGTGTGTGAGTGTGCGATTATTCCTATTACCAGAAGGCTTATAAAAAAAGGGGTACCAATAGGTATGGGCATGACTTTTATGTTAGCTGTTCCTATTGTTAACCCTGTTGTGCTATTATCCACATATTATGCATTTAATGACAGATTATATATGCTTTATGCAAGAGCAGGGTTTGGTTTTTTGGCGGCTGTAGCCGTTGGGGTATTAATAAGCATTAGTGAAGGTTCAAGCAAGCCTGTATTAAAAGATGAAACAGTAACTGATGAGGTGCTATGCGCCTGCGGATGTCAAGAAATATACAGAGGCTATGGGGCACCTTCTTACATACGAAGCATTTTAGAACATACAAGTAAAGAGTTTCTTAATATTATCAAATATCTTGTAATCGGGGCTTCGTTATCTGCACTCTTTCAGACGTATGTGGATAAGGATATTATGCGGTTTATCGGCAGTCATTCTTATTTGGCTATTCTATTTATGATGGCACTTGCATTTGTGCTTTCAGTTTGTTCAGAAGTAGATGCATTTATAGCGAGGAGTTTTATTATGCAGTTTTCTTCAGGCTCTATTCTTGCATTTTTAGTTTTTGGGCCTATGCTGGATATTAAAAACATGCTGATGCTTATGGGGCATTTTAAAACACGATTTGTTATTAAGGTAGCTGTATATATTACACTTATAAGTGCACTGATAGGCTTTATAGCCAATCTTTTTATCTAG
- a CDS encoding GTP-binding protein gives MFKTQVELITGFIGAGKTTWINHLLKLTAVPDEKIIVLQLEKGQEVLDSVFKQQEGIVYLTEVGEILTLSYLKNLLVLYEPDRLIIECNGMKMIDEIIALLSSADIKKRAVISTLFNLAEAPQFMLYWQNLKPILQPALSLSHMIIVTKTHLMKLGEEKALFQLLEEENKTAHIVFVRDQVHMEKVVRESSLLDKGWPKAMRITAVKHIKKILAACKGGSV, from the coding sequence ATGTTTAAAACACAAGTTGAGCTTATTACAGGTTTTATTGGCGCGGGTAAAACCACATGGATAAATCATTTGCTTAAATTAACTGCTGTGCCTGATGAAAAAATAATCGTTTTGCAGCTTGAAAAAGGACAAGAAGTATTAGATTCCGTTTTTAAACAACAAGAGGGTATTGTCTATCTAACAGAAGTTGGCGAGATACTCACATTGTCTTATCTTAAAAATTTATTGGTTTTATATGAGCCAGATAGATTGATTATTGAATGTAACGGGATGAAGATGATTGATGAAATTATTGCCTTACTTAGCAGCGCTGACATCAAAAAAAGAGCGGTTATAAGTACGTTGTTTAATCTAGCAGAAGCACCACAGTTTATGTTATACTGGCAAAACTTGAAACCTATTTTGCAGCCTGCACTTAGTCTTAGTCATATGATTATTGTTACAAAAACACATTTAATGAAACTTGGAGAAGAGAAGGCTCTATTCCAACTTCTTGAGGAAGAGAATAAAACTGCACATATTGTTTTTGTACGAGATCAGGTACATATGGAGAAAGTCGTACGTGAAAGCTCACTTTTAGATAAAGGATGGCCTAAGGCAATGAGAATAACAGCCGTTAAGCACATAAAAAAAATATTAGCTGCCTGTAAAGGAGGAAGTGTATGA
- a CDS encoding CobW family GTP-binding protein produces MAIAVDVFSGFLGAGKTMLIKKMISEGVYEKDLAIIENEFGEVAIDGIYLKESGVQIKEIASGCICCSVTGDFKQAILELTEQYPIKRIIIEPSGVAALSDVLKVFKESALREKLVLNRVITVVDTTRFEMYQTNFSAFYKNQIQNAKTIVLSRTQLVTHAELEIVVKQIRALNHTVAIVTTPWDKLSASVIANANEENFKEELIKKVRQNARSIKKVAGVVRNTSAHDVFDTFGINMLSVFDEDKINYMLKALQDTAKYGEILRAKGIICNTKDKWIEFDYVTGECEVRATKPYYTGKLCVIGTRLNKKALQQLLEG; encoded by the coding sequence ATGGCCATAGCAGTAGATGTTTTTTCAGGATTTTTAGGTGCCGGAAAAACAATGCTTATTAAGAAAATGATTTCAGAAGGGGTTTATGAGAAAGATTTAGCAATTATAGAAAATGAGTTTGGAGAAGTTGCAATAGATGGGATCTACCTTAAAGAAAGCGGCGTACAGATTAAAGAAATAGCGTCAGGGTGTATATGTTGCTCTGTGACTGGAGATTTTAAACAAGCTATTTTAGAACTCACAGAACAATATCCTATCAAACGCATTATTATAGAGCCTTCGGGTGTTGCAGCCCTATCTGATGTGCTTAAAGTTTTTAAAGAAAGCGCACTTAGAGAAAAACTTGTATTAAATAGAGTGATTACCGTGGTGGATACGACACGTTTTGAAATGTATCAAACTAATTTTAGTGCTTTTTATAAAAATCAGATTCAAAATGCAAAAACCATAGTCCTTAGTCGTACGCAGCTTGTGACACACGCTGAGCTTGAAATAGTTGTTAAGCAAATAAGAGCTTTAAATCATACAGTAGCTATTGTGACAACACCATGGGACAAACTAAGTGCCAGCGTAATTGCTAATGCAAATGAAGAAAATTTTAAAGAAGAGCTTATTAAAAAAGTAAGACAAAACGCCCGAAGCATTAAGAAAGTTGCTGGAGTGGTAAGAAATACTTCCGCACATGATGTATTTGATACCTTTGGCATCAATATGCTGAGTGTATTTGATGAAGATAAAATAAATTATATGCTAAAGGCGTTGCAAGATACTGCGAAATATGGTGAAATTTTAAGAGCTAAAGGCATTATTTGTAATACGAAGGATAAATGGATTGAATTTGACTATGTAACAGGAGAATGTGAAGTACGTGCCACGAAGCCTTATTATACAGGAAAACTTTGTGTCATTGGGACACGGTTAAATAAAAAAGCTTTACAACAACTTTTAGAAGGATAA
- a CDS encoding Fur family transcriptional regulator produces the protein MDKPHKDFLASHGIKSTSQRNLVLDLLHETDHPVSAETIYFRASEVHPSVNLSTIYRILELFVSKDIVIKNMLSDSKKTIYELNTNTHKHYMVCLKCKRIFPLENCPCSLIEKTVSEHSDFEIMDHKLEIMGYCSNCK, from the coding sequence ATGGATAAGCCTCATAAAGATTTTCTTGCAAGTCATGGCATCAAGTCTACGTCTCAAAGAAATCTTGTATTAGATTTGCTGCATGAAACGGATCATCCAGTGTCTGCCGAAACCATTTATTTTAGAGCTTCGGAAGTACACCCCTCAGTAAATCTTTCTACTATTTACCGTATTCTAGAGCTTTTTGTCTCAAAAGATATAGTTATTAAAAATATGCTTTCAGACTCAAAAAAAACCATTTATGAACTCAACACCAATACTCATAAACATTATATGGTCTGTCTCAAATGCAAACGTATTTTTCCTTTAGAAAATTGTCCTTGTTCTTTAATTGAAAAAACTGTGTCAGAGCACAGTGATTTTGAAATTATGGATCACAAACTAGAAATAATGGGTTACTGTTCAAACTGCAAATAG
- a CDS encoding metal ABC transporter permease, which produces MTFWYQLIDYLIPFEWARYTFMKNALLGILLVTPMFGLLGTMVINNKMAFFSDALGHSALTGIALGVMWGIGNPIWSMLAFSIFLTIAILKVKNANTASIDTVIGVFSSTAVALGIVILSYKGGFAKYSYYLIGDLLSITVQDIVLLSITFLVIILLWTSVFNKLFLVSLNPSLARSRGISVHVWEHVFALTIAVIVTLSIKWVGTMIISSMLILPAAAARNITYNVKNYTFLSIGIAVFSGLSGLIVSYFLGAATGATIVLILGILFAVTYLTKLAMNLSK; this is translated from the coding sequence ATGACTTTTTGGTATCAGCTTATAGATTATCTTATTCCTTTTGAGTGGGCGCGGTATACTTTTATGAAAAATGCGCTGCTAGGTATACTTTTGGTAACACCAATGTTTGGCCTTTTAGGAACGATGGTTATTAATAATAAAATGGCATTTTTTTCTGATGCACTAGGGCACTCAGCGCTTACGGGGATTGCCCTAGGAGTGATGTGGGGGATTGGAAATCCCATATGGTCAATGCTGGCATTTAGTATTTTCTTAACCATAGCTATACTTAAGGTTAAGAATGCTAATACAGCTTCCATAGATACGGTTATCGGCGTATTTTCTTCTACAGCTGTGGCGCTGGGGATCGTTATTTTATCTTATAAAGGAGGCTTTGCAAAATACTCCTATTATTTAATTGGTGATTTATTAAGTATTACTGTGCAAGATATAGTATTACTCAGCATAACTTTTTTAGTTATTATTCTTTTATGGACTAGCGTTTTTAATAAGCTGTTTTTGGTAAGTCTTAATCCGTCTCTTGCAAGGAGTAGAGGGATATCGGTACATGTATGGGAGCATGTTTTTGCACTAACTATTGCTGTTATTGTAACCTTATCTATTAAATGGGTAGGGACTATGATTATTAGTTCTATGCTTATACTCCCAGCGGCTGCAGCTAGAAATATAACTTATAATGTCAAAAATTATACTTTTTTATCTATTGGTATAGCTGTTTTTTCAGGACTAAGTGGTCTGATTGTATCCTATTTTTTAGGGGCTGCCACAGGAGCTACTATCGTACTGATATTAGGGATCCTATTTGCAGTAACCTATTTGACTAAGCTGGCGATGAATCTGAGCAAATGA
- a CDS encoding metal ABC transporter ATP-binding protein, with translation MYENCKNLNLSQCTGHGLCCTKVQHMSVKRGGHYILKDVDLHIHCGELTAIIGSNGAGKSTFLKALLGEIPHGGKVTYLGAKESKAKQPIIGYVPQKLDFDLSAPMSVLDIFAASCSNFPIWLGSSNKIRERVIRNLKRVQAEHLIDRKLGVLSGGELQRVLLALALDPIPNILLLDEPVSGIDQNGLKLFYEMVAKLRKAYDLSIILVSHDLHLVAEYADRVAFLNKGVIEKCGTPKEVFGSEEVRLLFHIDFYQETIRENNI, from the coding sequence ATGTATGAAAACTGTAAAAATCTGAACCTTAGTCAGTGTACGGGTCATGGTCTGTGTTGTACAAAGGTACAGCATATGAGTGTGAAAAGGGGCGGTCATTATATTTTAAAGGACGTCGATCTGCATATACATTGCGGGGAGCTTACAGCTATTATAGGAAGTAATGGCGCTGGCAAGAGCACCTTTCTAAAAGCCTTGTTAGGAGAAATCCCTCATGGTGGAAAGGTTACTTATCTAGGCGCTAAAGAGAGTAAGGCAAAGCAGCCGATTATTGGCTATGTGCCTCAAAAATTAGACTTTGATTTAAGTGCTCCGATGAGTGTTTTGGATATTTTTGCAGCAAGTTGTTCGAACTTCCCCATATGGCTTGGGAGTTCGAACAAAATAAGAGAACGTGTTATTCGGAACTTAAAAAGAGTGCAGGCTGAGCATCTCATTGACCGCAAGCTAGGGGTACTATCAGGCGGGGAGCTGCAAAGGGTATTATTAGCTTTGGCTTTAGATCCTATTCCCAACATTTTACTCTTAGATGAGCCTGTATCAGGTATTGATCAAAATGGGCTTAAGCTATTTTATGAAATGGTTGCCAAGCTCCGTAAGGCTTATGACTTATCTATCATTTTAGTGTCTCATGATTTGCATTTAGTGGCGGAGTATGCTGATCGTGTAGCCTTTTTGAATAAGGGTGTGATTGAAAAATGTGGCACGCCAAAAGAAGTATTTGGAAGTGAAGAAGTGAGGTTGTTATTTCACATAGATTTTTATCAGGAAACAATAAGGGAGAATAACATATGA
- a CDS encoding metal ABC transporter substrate-binding protein, protein MSKIKIKKIVSVGLCMLLVGMISACGSTTSTKVTTSKQAQNKDNLTIVTSFYPMYIATLNVVRDVEGVEVVNMTPPITGCLHDYSVTAKDMKLLEDAQIFVINGAGMESFMDDVVSQMKHLQIIEAAKGIELLEEDHEHEEEEEEEEDEDHEETFNPHVWVSVTHAITQVQNIQNELSILDPTRSEAYEKNAQAYIQKLEELRANMHRELKDITQKDIVTFHEAFPYFAQEFDLNIVGIIDREPGSEPSAKELIETVEQIKTLGIKALFAEPQYPSKAAQTVAAETGAKVYILDPAATGPMEADAYIQIMNKNLEVLKEALK, encoded by the coding sequence GTGAGTAAAATAAAAATTAAAAAAATAGTAAGTGTGGGACTTTGCATGCTGCTAGTGGGTATGATAAGCGCATGTGGTAGCACTACCTCAACAAAAGTGACAACAAGCAAACAAGCTCAGAATAAAGATAACTTAACAATAGTAACTTCTTTTTATCCTATGTACATTGCAACACTTAATGTTGTAAGAGACGTTGAAGGCGTGGAAGTTGTTAATATGACCCCGCCTATTACTGGCTGTTTACATGACTATTCAGTTACAGCTAAAGATATGAAACTGCTTGAAGATGCACAGATCTTTGTGATTAATGGCGCGGGTATGGAGTCGTTTATGGACGATGTCGTAAGTCAGATGAAGCATCTTCAAATTATTGAGGCGGCTAAAGGCATTGAACTTCTAGAAGAAGATCATGAACATGAAGAGGAAGAAGAGGAAGAAGAGGATGAAGATCATGAAGAAACATTTAATCCGCACGTATGGGTAAGTGTGACCCATGCTATTACCCAGGTGCAAAATATCCAAAACGAACTCTCAATACTTGATCCAACCCGCAGTGAGGCCTATGAAAAAAATGCACAGGCATATATTCAAAAACTAGAAGAACTAAGAGCAAATATGCATAGAGAACTCAAAGATATTACGCAAAAAGATATTGTCACATTCCATGAAGCTTTTCCGTATTTTGCCCAGGAGTTTGATCTTAATATTGTGGGAATCATTGATCGTGAACCAGGTTCAGAGCCAAGTGCAAAAGAGCTTATTGAAACGGTAGAACAAATCAAAACATTAGGGATTAAAGCACTGTTCGCAGAACCTCAATATCCAAGCAAAGCTGCCCAGACGGTTGCTGCTGAAACGGGAGCGAAGGTATACATACTTGACCCTGCAGCTACAGGACCTATGGAAGCAGATGCCTATATCCAAATTATGAATAAAAATCTCGAAGTATTGAAAGAGGCGCTTAAATAA
- a CDS encoding cold-shock protein — MNKGTVKWFNAEKGFGFIERADGDDVFVHFSAIQGDGFKALEEGQAVSFDITQGNRGAQAENVVKL, encoded by the coding sequence ATGAATAAAGGTACAGTAAAATGGTTTAACGCAGAAAAAGGTTTTGGTTTTATTGAAAGAGCAGATGGTGATGATGTATTCGTACATTTCTCAGCAATCCAAGGAGATGGATTTAAAGCTCTTGAAGAAGGTCAAGCAGTAAGCTTTGATATTACACAAGGTAATCGCGGCGCTCAAGCAGAGAACGTTGTTAAATTATAA